In Ammospiza caudacuta isolate bAmmCau1 chromosome 2, bAmmCau1.pri, whole genome shotgun sequence, a genomic segment contains:
- the RBP5 gene encoding retinol-binding protein 5, translated as MPPNLTGYYRFVSQENMDNYLRALDINVVLRKLVCLLKPDKEIIHTGDHMVIRTITSLRDYVMDFDVGVQFEEDLGPVDGRKCQTTVSWEGDQLVCEQLGEKRNRGWRHWLEGDQLHLRMTAEDEVCVQVFQKVK; from the exons ATGCCTCCCAACCTCACCGGCTATTACCGCTTCGTCTCCCAAGAGAACATGGACAATTACCTGCGCGCTTTAG ATATCAACGTGGTCCTGCGAAAGCTGGTCTGCCTACTGAAGCCGGACAAAGAGATTATCCACACGGGAGATCACATGGTCATCCGCACCATCACCTCCCTGCGGGACTATGTTATGGATTTCGACGTGGGAGTCCAGTTTGAGGAAGACTTGGGACCCGTGGATGGACGCAAGTGCCAG ACAACCGTGTCCTGGGAGGGGGATCAGCTGGTGTGCGAGCAGCTCGGAGAGAAGAGGAACCGCGGCTGGAGGCACTGGTTGGAGGGGGACCAGCTGCATCTG CGCATGACTGCCGAAGACGAGGTCTGCGTCCAGGTTTTCCAGAAGGTGAAGTGA
- the CLSTN3 gene encoding LOW QUALITY PROTEIN: calsyntenin-3 (The sequence of the model RefSeq protein was modified relative to this genomic sequence to represent the inferred CDS: deleted 2 bases in 1 codon), with product MLQCGAGPGGARPLPEVPPSLRAAAAAGARAWVLPGPAAAAAMGDPRPRAAVLLPLLCLCAALPGSSSNKANKHKPWIEAEYQGIVMENDNTVLLNPPLFALDKDAPLRYAGEICGFRIHGSGVPFEAVILDKATGEGLIRAKEPVDCEAHKEHTFTIQAYDCGEGPDGANTKKSHKATVHVRVNDVNEFAPVFVEKLYRVAVTEGKLYDRILRVEAIDGDCSPQYSQICYYEILTPNIPFLIDNDGNIENTEKLQYSADRVYKFTVTAYDCGKKRASDDAEVEIQVKPTCKPSWQGWNKRIEYTPGAGSLALFPTIHLETCDEPLWNIQATVELQTNHVAKGCDRDNYSEKSLRKLCGAASGEIDLLPVPSPTANWTARLSVHYSQDSSLIYWFNGSQAAQVPVVNGPNGHEGLSDHFTLSLWMKHAVVASKGRREEETVICSTVRSEDGYSHYSLAVHGCRISFLYWPLLESARPVKFLWKLEQVCDDEWHHYALNLEFPTVTLYVDGVSYDPALIHDNGLIHPPWPEPSLMIGACWAEEKTKEKTKGSENATDSVQGDPLSIHHYFHGYLAGFTVRPGSLESREVIECLYACREGLDYSDFDSLGKGMKVHVNPSQSLLTLEGDDVETFNHAIQHVAYMNSLRFATPGVRPLRLTTAVKCFSEESCVSIPDVEGYVVVLQPDAPQILLSGTAHFAHPASDLEAPEGIPLFPNLQITCSISHQVEAKKDENWHGTVTDTRMSDEIVHNLDGCEISLVGDDLDPEREYLLLDGTLLQQRGLELVNTSAYLTITGVESIAVYEEILRQVSYHINHGAALYERKFHLSCTEMNGRYSSNEFTVEVNVLHNMNRAAHPNHIMSSQQFVHRGHHLPAELSGHSLASTHNNPMVPSAATVIIVVCVGFLALMVILGILRIHSLHRRGMGQEVPGAAESGHSGTGGKESDMFWDDSALTIIVNPMESYQSCQERAAGSVEGRAGEGMEDDDDSTDSETPDSPDSSDMNDRHIIRKGDVSHRY from the exons ATGCTGCAgtgcggggcggggccgggcggggcgcgg CCGCTGCCGGAGGTGCCGCCGTCCCtgcgcgccgccgccgccgcgggagcGAGGGCGTGGGTCCTGCCGGgacccgccgccgccgccgcgatGGGGGACCCTCGGCCCCGCGCCGCCgtcctcctccctctgctctgcctctgcgCCGCGCTGCCCGGCAGCTCCTCCAACAAAG CAAACAAGCACAAACCATGGATTGAAGCCGAGTACCAGGGCATCGTCATGGAGAATGACAACACCGTCCTGCTCAACCCGCCGCTGTTTGCTCTGGACAAAGATGCCCCACTGCGCTATGCAG GTGAAATCTGTGGGTTCAGGATCCATGGGTCAGGGGTACCTTTTGAAGCTGTGATCCTGGACAAAGCTACAGGAGAGGGGCTGATCCGGGCCAAGGAACCAGTGGATTGTGAAGCGCATAAGGAGCACACATTTACCATCCAGGCCTATGACTGTGGAGAGGGACCTGATGGAGCAAATACCAAAAAATCACACAA GGCCACAGTGCACGTCCGAGTGAACGACGTGAATGAGTTTGCCCCAGTCTTTGTGGAGAAGCTGTACCGCGTGGCAGTGACCGAGGGAAAGCTCTACGACCGCATCTTGCGTGTGGAGGCCATCGACGGCGACTGCTCCCCGCAGTACAGCCAGATCTGCTACTACGAGATCCTCACCCCCAATATTCCCTTCCTCATTGACAACGATG GGAACATCGAGAACACGGAGAAGCTGCAGTACAGTGCGGATCGTGTCTACAAATTCACAGTGACAGCCTATGACTGTGGAAAGAAGAGGGCTTCTGATGATGCTGAAGTGGAAATCCAGGTGAAACCCACCTGCAAGCCCAGCTGGCAGG GCTGGAACAAGAGGATTGAGTACACCCCCGGTGCAGGCAGCCTGGCACTATTCCCCACCATTCACCTGGAGACCTGTGATGAGCCTCTGTGGAACATCCAGGCCACGGTGGAGCTGCAGACCAACCACGTGGCCAAGGGCTGTGACCGGGACAACTACTCGGAGAAGTCCCTGCGCAAACTCTGTG GTGCTGCCTCAGGAGAGATTGACCTGCTGCCAGTGCCTAGCCCCACAGCAAACTGGACGGCGCGGCTCTCGGTGCActacagccaggacagcagcctTATCTACTGGTTCAatggcagccaggctgcccaggTGCCTGTGGTGAATGGCCCGAATGGCCACGAGGGGCTGAGTGACCACttcaccctgtccctgtggatGAAGCATGCTGTGGTGGCAAGCAAAGGCAGGCGGGAAGAGGAGACGGTGATCTGCAGTACAGTGCGGAGCG AGGATGGCTACTCTCACTACTCTCTGGCTGTGCATGGCTGCCGGATTTCTTTCCTCTACTGGCCGTTGCTGGAAAGCGCGAGGCCTGTGAAATTCCTCTGGAAGCTTGAGCAG GTCTGCGATGATGAGTGGCACCACTACGCCCTCAACCTGGAGTTCCCCACGGTGACGCTGTATGTGGATGGCGTCTCCTACGACCCTGCCCTGATCCACGACAACGGCCTCATCCACCCGCCGTGGCCCGAGCCTTCCCTCATGATCGGGGCCTGCTGGGCCG AGGagaaaaccaaagagaaaaccaaaggaagcgAAAATGCCACTGATTCTGTGCAAG GAGATCCTCTGTCGATCCACCACTACTTCCATGGTTACTTGGCTGGCTTCACTGTGCGCCCTGGTAGCTTGGAGAGCCGGGAGGTTATTGAATGCCTGTATGCCTGCCGTGAGGGGCTTGATTACAGTGACTTCGACAGTCTGGGCAAAGGGATGAAG GTTCATGTGAACCCCTCTCAGTCCCTGCTCACCTTGGAGGGTGATGATGTGGAAACCTTCAACCACGCGATCCAGCACGTGGCTTACATGAATTCACTGCGCTTTGCTACCCCTGGGGTCCGGCCACTCAGGCTCACCACTGCTGTCAA GTGTTTCAGTGAGGAGTCCTGTGTCTCCATTCCTGATGTGGAAGGCTATGTTGTGGTGCTACAGCCTGATGCCCCCCAGATCCTGCTGAGTGGCACTGCCCACTTTGCTCATCCTGCGTCAGACCTTGAGGCTCCAGAAGGAATTCCCCTGTTCCCCAACCTCCAGATCACCTGCTCTATTTCCCACCAGGTGGAGGCCAAGAAGGATGAGAACTGGCATGGCACCG TGACAGACACACGAATGTCAGATGAGATTGTGCACAACCTCGATGGCTGCGAGATCTCATTGGTGGGAGATGACTTGGACCCAGAGAGGGAGTACCTGCTCCTGGATGGGAccctgctgcagcagcgggGCCTGGAGCTCGTTAACACCTCTGCCTACCTGACCATCACAG GTGTGGAGAGCATTGCAGTTTACGAGGAGATCCTACGCCAGGTCTCCTACCACATCAACCACGGTGCTGCCCTCTATGAAAGGAAGTTTCACCTGTCCTGCACTGAGATGAACGGACGCTACTCCAGCAACGAGTTCACTGTCGAG GTGAATGTTCTCCACAACATGAACCGAGCTGCTCATCCCAACCATATCATGAGCTCCCAGCAGTTTGTGCACCGAGGCCATCATTTACCTGCAGAGCTGTCTGGGCACAGTTTGGCAAGCACCCACAACAACCCAA TggtccccagtgctgccaccGTCATCATCGTGGTGTGTGTGGGCTTCCTGGCACTTATGGTGATCCTCGGCATCCTGCGCATCCACTCGCTGCACCGCCGGGGAATGGGGCAAGaggtgcctggggctgctgagtCGGGGCACAGCGGCACTGGGGGCAAGGAGAGCGACATGTTCTGGGACGACTCGGCCCTCACCATCATCGTCAACCCCATGGAG TCCTACCAGAGCTGTCAGGAGAGGGCAGCAGGCAGTgtggagggcagagctggcgAGGGCATGGAGGATGATGACGACAGCACCGACTCGGAGACACCCGACTCCCCGGACAGCAGTGACATGAATGACCGGCACATCATCCGCAAAGGTGACGTCTCTCACCGCTACTAG
- the LOC131554908 gene encoding solute carrier family 25 member 33-like, whose translation MSVRLMNPTPPSPGVLKLLRAILEKEGKRSLFRGLGPNLAGVAPSRAIYFAAYSATKERLNTVLVPESKEVHILAAACAGISSATLTNPIWLVKTRMQLEARVKGETASSALQCAMHVYRTEGLRGFYRGITASYAGVSETIIHFVIYEALKKELRNSQHSHSPSLTLPQNNNDFFGLMSAAAVSKTCATCIAYPHEVIRTRLREEGSRYRSLAQTLQLVVREEGPLALYRGLLAHLIRQIPNAAIMMATYELIVHLASPTL comes from the exons ATGAGTGTGAGGCTGATGAATCCCACCCCACCATCTCCTGGAGTGCTCAAgttgctgag GGCCATCCTTGAGAAGGAAGGCAAACGGTCCCTGTTCCGAGGTCTGGGTCCAAACCTCGCTGGGGTTGCTCCTTCCCG GGCTATATATTTTGCTGCCTATTCTGCTACTAAGGAGAGGCTTAATACCGTCCTGGTGCCGGAGTCCAAAGAAGTACACATATTagcagcagcctgtgcag GCATTAGCTCAGCCACACTCACCAACCCCATCTGGCTAGTGAAAACGAGGATGCAGCTGGAAGCCAG GGTGAAGGGGGAGACGGCCAGCAGCGCTCTCCAGTGTGCCATGCACGTGTACCGCACAGAAGGCCTGCGTGGATTTTACCGTGGGATCACTGCCTCCTATGCTGGAGTGTCAGAGACCATCATACACTTTGTCATCTATGAAGCACTGAAAAAGGAGCTGAGAAACAGCCagcattcccattccccatcacTCACACTTCCACAAAACAACAACGATTTCTTTGGACTAATGAGCGCTGCCGCTGTCTCCAAAACATGCGCTACGTGCATTGCATATCCACACG AGGTCATTCGGACGCGGTTGCGAGAGGAGGGCTCCCGGTACCGTTCCTTGGCACAGACTCTGCAGCTGGTGGTCCGTGAAGAGGGACCCTTGGCTTTGTACCGGGGGCTCCTGGCGCACCTGATCCGCCAGATCCCAAACGCTGCCATCATGATGGCCACCTACGAACTCATCGTTCATTTGGCTTCTCCCACCTTGTAA